Proteins found in one Bacillus sp. BGMRC 2118 genomic segment:
- a CDS encoding cytidine deaminase, giving the protein MNKDQLITAAKEARELAYVPYSTFKVGAALLTKDGKVYKGCNIENAAYSMTNCAERTALFKAISEADKEFTAIAVVADTERPVPPCGACRQVISELCPSDMKIYLTNLNGIVQELTVAELLPGAFSAEDMKK; this is encoded by the coding sequence ATGAACAAGGATCAATTAATTACAGCAGCGAAAGAAGCAAGAGAACTAGCATATGTTCCTTACTCAACGTTCAAAGTTGGTGCCGCCCTGTTAACAAAGGATGGAAAGGTATATAAAGGCTGTAACATTGAAAATGCGGCATATAGCATGACAAACTGTGCAGAACGTACGGCATTATTCAAAGCAATTTCAGAAGCGGATAAAGAATTTACGGCAATAGCTGTCGTGGCAGATACTGAAAGACCTGTTCCGCCGTGTGGTGCATGCAGACAAGTAATTTCAGAGCTTTGTCCTAGTGATATGAAGATCTATTTAACAAACCTAAATGGCATTGTTCAGGAATTGACTGTAGCAGAATTACTACCTGGTGCATTTTCAGCGGAGGATATGAAGAAATGA
- a CDS encoding GTPase Era, with the protein MIIEGYKSGFVSIIGRPNVGKSTFLNKVIGQKIAIMSDKPQTTRNKIQGVYTENEAQIVFIDTPGIHKPKHKLGDFMMKIATNTLREVDIILFMVNVEEGFGRGDEFIIEKLKETKTPVFLILNKIDKVHPDELLSVINEYKDLYSFAEIIPISALQGNNVETLLEQIKKYLPEGPQYYPENQVTDHPERFIITELIREKVLHLTREEVPHSIAVVMDSLEKREGGNTIYVSATIIVERSSQKGIIIGKQGSMLKEVGKRARTDIESLLGTKVFLELWVKVQKDWRNRLSNLRDFGFREDEY; encoded by the coding sequence ATGATAATTGAAGGATATAAATCTGGATTCGTCTCGATCATTGGGCGACCAAATGTAGGGAAATCCACTTTCTTAAACAAAGTAATAGGTCAAAAGATTGCCATCATGAGTGATAAGCCACAGACTACAAGAAATAAAATTCAAGGTGTATATACAGAAAATGAAGCTCAGATTGTGTTTATTGATACACCAGGGATTCATAAACCGAAACATAAACTTGGCGATTTTATGATGAAAATTGCAACGAACACACTTAGAGAAGTGGATATTATATTATTCATGGTAAATGTAGAGGAAGGTTTCGGTAGAGGCGACGAATTTATAATTGAGAAACTTAAGGAAACAAAAACACCTGTATTCTTAATATTAAACAAAATTGATAAGGTTCATCCGGATGAGCTCTTGTCTGTTATTAACGAATACAAGGACTTATACTCATTTGCTGAAATCATTCCAATTTCTGCGCTTCAAGGAAATAACGTAGAAACACTTCTTGAACAAATCAAAAAGTATTTGCCAGAAGGACCTCAATATTATCCGGAAAACCAAGTAACAGACCACCCGGAACGATTTATTATTACGGAACTGATTCGTGAAAAGGTTCTCCATTTGACTAGAGAAGAAGTACCTCATTCAATAGCAGTAGTCATGGATTCTCTCGAAAAAAGAGAGGGTGGTAACACCATTTATGTAAGCGCAACAATTATTGTGGAGCGATCTTCTCAAAAAGGTATTATTATTGGGAAGCAAGGCTCTATGTTGAAAGAGGTAGGAAAAAGAGCCAGAACAGATATCGAGTCATTACTCGGAACAAAGGTCTTTTTAGAACTTTGGGTAAAGGTACAAAAGGATTGGCGTAACCGTCTATCTAATTTAAGAGACTTCGGTTTTAGAGAAGATGAATACTAA
- a CDS encoding YqzL family protein has translation MLHFTWKVFSETGNIDTYLLFKELEKEHEKRTDEFSEDLAEIDSPIS, from the coding sequence ATGTTACATTTTACTTGGAAAGTGTTTAGCGAGACAGGTAACATCGATACGTACCTTCTTTTTAAAGAGCTTGAAAAGGAACATGAAAAAAGAACCGATGAATTTAGTGAAGATCTAGCAGAAATTGATTCTCCAATTTCCTGA
- the recO gene encoding DNA repair protein RecO: MLQKVEGIIIRTTNYGETNKIITLFTRELGKVGVMARGARKPSSRLASVSQIFTYGYFLIQTGSGLGTLQQGESLSSMKHIKEDIISTAYASYLVELTDKAVEDRKVNPYLFELLYQSLNYLNEGMDAEIITMIYEMKMLQVIGLYPHLNSCVSCGATEGKFSFSIGQGGLLCHECLAKDLHRIEVSPATVRLLRLFHSFDIHRLGNISVKAETKKELKTVISRFYEEYSGLMLKSKRFLNQLDSFQTP, from the coding sequence TTGCTTCAGAAAGTAGAAGGGATTATAATCAGAACAACAAATTATGGTGAAACAAATAAGATTATTACTTTGTTCACTAGAGAGCTTGGCAAAGTTGGTGTAATGGCAAGAGGCGCGAGAAAGCCAAGCAGTCGTTTAGCCTCAGTTTCTCAAATTTTTACGTATGGTTATTTCTTAATTCAAACTGGCTCTGGGCTTGGCACCTTACAACAAGGTGAGAGCCTATCTAGTATGAAGCATATCAAAGAAGATATCATTTCGACTGCCTATGCTTCCTATCTGGTTGAATTGACGGATAAAGCTGTCGAAGATCGAAAAGTAAATCCTTACTTATTCGAACTTCTGTATCAATCACTTAATTACCTTAATGAAGGAATGGATGCAGAGATTATCACAATGATATACGAAATGAAAATGTTGCAGGTAATTGGTCTGTACCCTCACTTGAATAGCTGCGTAAGTTGTGGTGCAACAGAAGGTAAATTCTCTTTTTCTATTGGGCAAGGAGGCCTTTTGTGTCATGAATGCCTAGCTAAAGACTTACACCGGATAGAGGTATCTCCAGCAACGGTGAGACTTTTACGCTTATTTCATTCATTTGATATTCATCGATTAGGAAACATATCTGTTAAAGCTGAGACAAAAAAAGAGCTTAAAACAGTCATATCCCGGTTTTATGAAGAATATTCTGGACTTATGCTCAAATCAAAACGCTTCTTAAATCAGCTAGATTCATTTCAAACTCCATAA
- a CDS encoding helix-turn-helix transcriptional regulator has translation MVEPIELNKRQELIIQIVKDNGPITGENIADRLNLTRATLRPDLAILTMAGYLDARPRVGYFYTGKTGSQLLTEKIKKIQVKEYQSIPVVCDENVSVYDAICTMFLEDVGTLFVVNKEGLLVGVLSRKDLLRASLGKQELTNIPVNIIMTRMPNITVCAKEDLIVDVAIKLIEKQIDAVPIVKETEKGYEVVGRLTKTNITKVLVDLGNDEMI, from the coding sequence GTGGTGGAACCAATCGAACTGAATAAACGTCAAGAACTCATTATACAAATTGTGAAAGATAACGGACCGATTACAGGAGAAAACATTGCGGATCGTTTGAATCTGACTCGAGCTACACTGAGACCGGACCTTGCAATCCTGACTATGGCGGGATATTTAGATGCAAGACCAAGAGTTGGGTATTTCTATACAGGAAAAACGGGGTCACAATTGTTAACAGAAAAAATCAAGAAAATCCAGGTAAAAGAATATCAATCAATTCCGGTTGTATGTGATGAGAATGTCTCTGTATATGATGCAATTTGTACAATGTTTTTGGAAGATGTCGGCACTTTATTTGTTGTAAATAAAGAGGGTCTCCTAGTAGGCGTACTATCTAGAAAAGATTTACTACGAGCAAGTCTGGGTAAACAGGAGCTTACGAATATACCGGTTAATATTATTATGACTAGAATGCCGAATATCACCGTCTGTGCTAAGGAAGACTTAATTGTAGATGTTGCAATTAAGCTCATTGAAAAGCAAATAGATGCAGTTCCAATCGTAAAAGAGACGGAAAAAGGTTATGAGGTAGTCGGGAGATTAACAAAGACCAATATTACAAAAGTATTAGTGGACCTTGGTAACGATGAGATGATTTAA
- a CDS encoding kinase/pyrophosphorylase: MGKRIIYVVSDSVGETAELVTKAAVSQFHSLTSDFRRIPFIEDKSTLKEVVTLAKVNKAIIVFTLVIPELREYLIEEARNSGVEAIDIIGPLIDKIQSSTGLQPLYEPGNVRKLDEEYFRKVEAIEFAVKYDDGRDPRGILRADIILVGVSRTSKTPLSQYLAHKRLKVANVPIVPEVDPPEELFKVPASRCFGLKISPDKLNDIRKERLKALGLNDHASYANIERIKEELLYFEKVASKIGCKVIDVSNKAVEETANVIINMYQSNHQM; encoded by the coding sequence ATGGGTAAAAGAATTATATATGTTGTGTCTGACTCTGTAGGAGAGACCGCGGAATTAGTAACAAAGGCAGCAGTTAGTCAATTTCACTCGTTAACTAGTGACTTTCGAAGAATTCCTTTCATAGAAGATAAATCAACACTAAAAGAAGTAGTTACGTTAGCAAAGGTAAATAAAGCGATTATTGTTTTCACGCTTGTTATCCCGGAGCTTAGAGAATATTTAATTGAAGAGGCACGAAACTCCGGTGTTGAGGCAATAGATATTATTGGACCATTAATTGATAAAATACAATCATCCACTGGACTGCAGCCATTGTATGAGCCAGGAAATGTTCGCAAATTAGATGAGGAGTATTTTAGAAAGGTTGAGGCTATCGAATTCGCAGTTAAATATGATGATGGAAGAGATCCGAGAGGAATATTAAGAGCAGATATTATTTTAGTTGGTGTTTCGAGAACATCCAAGACACCTTTGTCCCAATACTTAGCACATAAACGTTTAAAAGTTGCAAACGTTCCTATTGTTCCAGAGGTAGACCCACCGGAGGAACTATTTAAAGTACCTGCTTCAAGGTGTTTTGGACTAAAAATCAGTCCTGATAAATTAAACGATATTCGTAAAGAAAGATTAAAAGCACTAGGACTAAACGATCATGCAAGCTATGCAAATATTGAAAGAATTAAAGAAGAACTCTTATATTTTGAAAAAGTCGCCTCCAAAATAGGTTGCAAGGTAATTGATGTATCAAACAAAGCTGTAGAAGAAACAGCAAATGTCATCATAAATATGTATCAATCAAACCATCAAATGTAA
- a CDS encoding YaiI/YqxD family protein, with translation MTKKNYQVFVDADACPVKDEILHLATIYQVDVTFVASYSHVMTNKMGGNWIYVDTGKEEVDMYIVNHTKKMDIVVTQDIGLASLLLPKKIVVLSPRGRQYHESSIDLALNMRYISAKERRKGHHSKGPSPFTDADRVNFSSSFEKILSNLEGETDFV, from the coding sequence ATGACGAAAAAAAACTATCAAGTTTTTGTTGATGCAGACGCATGTCCTGTAAAGGATGAAATTTTACACCTTGCAACTATATATCAGGTGGATGTTACATTTGTCGCTTCTTATTCACACGTGATGACAAATAAAATGGGTGGCAATTGGATTTATGTTGACACTGGAAAAGAAGAAGTAGATATGTATATTGTCAATCATACTAAGAAAATGGACATTGTCGTTACACAAGATATCGGATTAGCAAGTCTTTTACTTCCAAAAAAAATCGTTGTCCTCTCACCAAGAGGGAGACAATATCACGAGAGTTCAATAGACCTTGCTTTAAACATGAGGTACATCTCTGCTAAGGAAAGGAGAAAAGGGCACCATTCAAAAGGTCCTAGTCCTTTCACAGACGCTGATAGAGTGAATTTCTCTTCCTCTTTCGAAAAAATTTTGTCGAATCTTGAAGGAGAAACGGACTTCGTATAG
- a CDS encoding DNA primase: MNRISEDVIEKIRNTIDIVDVVSEYVQLKKQGRNYFGLCPFHGENSPSFSVSTEKQIYHCFGCGAGGNVFSFLMEIEGLSFLESVKLSAKRTNIELPETLETQQSTNQSSRTSKMIDAHELLKKFYHHLLVNTKEGEKPLQYLINRGISRETIDKFGIGYSPSSWDFATKFLQKRGFSLELLENAGITIRNHEGKHFDRFRNRVMFPLWDLQGQVTAFSGRIMDASGEPKYLNSPETDIFHKGKSLYGFHLAKSHIRKKQQAILLEGFMDVISLHHAELPYSIATMGTALTDDQIRIIRRNVDHVTVCFDSDNAGIEAAYKASSLLKAAGCEVRVALMPEGHDPDDYIKKFGPEKFRTNVIGASLTLMAFKLQFYKRGKDLQDEADRIAYIDEVLKEVSSLSKPVERDHYLRQLSDEFSISLDALKSQAYQQYKQQKKRDNVPSSRNNISTRPTMQSKMRPAYQNAERLLLAHMLRSEDVTEKVQQSLQGLFNIEEHSAIAAHLYAFYEDGHAPNVNAFISRIEEKELQRIISELSMLNINEDISQQELADYIKQVLNYPKLLKIKEKEQERRDAERRQEFVLAAQIQMEILQMKKELK, from the coding sequence GTGAATCGAATTTCAGAGGATGTTATCGAAAAGATTCGCAATACAATAGACATTGTAGATGTTGTTAGTGAATATGTTCAATTGAAGAAACAAGGCAGAAATTATTTTGGTTTGTGTCCGTTTCATGGTGAAAACTCACCATCCTTTTCTGTGTCGACAGAGAAGCAAATTTATCATTGCTTTGGATGTGGAGCAGGTGGAAATGTTTTCTCATTTTTAATGGAGATTGAAGGATTATCCTTCCTTGAAAGTGTAAAACTCTCAGCAAAACGGACGAATATTGAACTTCCGGAAACTTTAGAAACACAACAGTCAACGAATCAATCGTCTCGTACGTCTAAAATGATAGACGCTCATGAACTCTTAAAGAAATTTTACCATCATTTGCTTGTAAATACAAAGGAAGGTGAAAAACCTTTACAATATCTTATAAATCGAGGAATTTCGCGAGAAACAATTGATAAATTTGGAATCGGTTATTCGCCGTCTTCATGGGATTTCGCGACAAAGTTCCTTCAAAAAAGAGGATTTTCATTAGAGCTTCTCGAAAATGCAGGTATAACGATTCGAAATCATGAGGGAAAGCACTTTGATCGATTTAGAAATCGTGTTATGTTTCCGTTATGGGATCTGCAAGGACAGGTAACGGCATTTAGTGGCAGAATTATGGATGCTAGCGGAGAACCTAAATACTTAAATAGTCCTGAAACAGACATATTTCATAAAGGGAAGAGTCTTTATGGCTTCCACTTAGCGAAGTCCCATATTCGTAAAAAACAACAAGCAATTTTGCTTGAAGGATTTATGGATGTCATTTCGTTACATCATGCTGAACTTCCATATTCAATTGCGACAATGGGAACAGCATTAACTGATGATCAAATACGAATTATTAGACGTAACGTAGATCACGTTACGGTTTGTTTTGATTCCGATAATGCCGGAATAGAAGCAGCGTATAAAGCTTCATCACTCTTAAAAGCTGCAGGCTGTGAAGTAAGAGTTGCGCTTATGCCAGAAGGTCATGACCCTGATGACTACATTAAAAAGTTTGGACCCGAAAAGTTTAGAACAAATGTAATAGGGGCAAGTTTAACATTGATGGCATTTAAATTGCAGTTCTATAAGCGGGGCAAAGATCTACAAGACGAAGCAGACAGAATCGCCTATATAGATGAAGTCTTAAAAGAAGTTTCTTCTTTAAGTAAACCCGTTGAACGAGATCATTATTTAAGGCAGTTATCTGACGAGTTCTCGATCTCTCTTGATGCGCTTAAATCGCAAGCTTATCAACAATATAAACAACAAAAAAAGAGGGATAATGTACCTTCATCAAGAAATAATATATCTACTAGACCAACCATGCAGTCAAAGATGCGACCTGCCTATCAAAATGCAGAACGTCTCTTACTCGCTCACATGTTGAGAAGTGAAGATGTAACAGAGAAAGTTCAACAATCCCTACAAGGTTTGTTTAACATAGAGGAACACAGTGCAATCGCTGCTCATCTTTACGCATTCTATGAAGATGGCCATGCTCCAAATGTAAATGCTTTTATAAGTCGTATTGAAGAAAAAGAACTTCAACGAATCATATCAGAGCTTTCTATGCTTAACATCAATGAGGATATCTCACAACAAGAATTGGCAGATTACATAAAACAGGTGTTGAATTATCCTAAATTGTTAAAGATAAAGGAAAAGGAACAAGAACGAAGAGATGCTGAACGAAGACAAGAATTTGTTCTGGCTGCTCAAATTCAAATGGAAATACTCCAAATGAAAAAAGAATTAAAGTAA
- the rpoD gene encoding RNA polymerase sigma factor RpoD, translating into MAEKPAHSKEVDTEELTLDQVKEQLTALGKKRGVLTYEEIAEKMSGFDIESDQMDEYYEYLGEQGVEILGDGEEDPNINQLSKDEEFDLNDLSVPPGVKINDPVRMYLKEIGRVDLLSAEEEIELAKRIQKGDEEAKRRLAEANLRLVVSIAKRYVGRGMLFLDLIQEGNMGLIKAVEKFDFEKGFKFSTYATWWIRQAITRAIADQARTIRIPVHMVETINKLIRVQRQLLQDLGREPTPEEIGEDMDLTPDKVREILKIAQEPVSLETPIGEEDDSHLGDFIEDQDATSPSEHAAYELLKEQLEDVLDTLTDREENVLRLRFGLDDGRTRTLEEVGKVFGVTRERIRQIEAKALRKLRHPSRSKRLKDFLE; encoded by the coding sequence ATGGCTGAAAAACCAGCTCACTCTAAAGAAGTAGATACAGAAGAATTAACCCTTGACCAAGTCAAAGAGCAACTTACAGCTCTAGGAAAGAAACGTGGTGTACTTACGTACGAAGAGATTGCAGAGAAAATGTCTGGATTTGATATTGAATCTGACCAAATGGATGAGTACTATGAGTACCTTGGAGAGCAAGGTGTTGAGATTCTTGGTGATGGAGAAGAAGATCCTAATATAAATCAATTATCAAAAGACGAAGAATTTGACTTGAATGACTTAAGCGTACCTCCAGGTGTCAAAATTAATGATCCGGTGAGAATGTACTTAAAAGAAATCGGTCGAGTTGATCTCCTTTCTGCTGAAGAGGAAATTGAATTAGCTAAGAGAATTCAAAAAGGTGATGAAGAAGCGAAGCGCCGTTTAGCGGAAGCTAACCTTCGTCTTGTTGTAAGTATCGCAAAGAGATACGTAGGTCGTGGTATGTTATTCCTTGATTTAATTCAAGAAGGGAATATGGGACTTATTAAGGCAGTAGAAAAGTTTGATTTTGAAAAGGGCTTTAAATTTAGTACGTATGCAACATGGTGGATTCGCCAAGCAATTACAAGAGCTATTGCAGACCAGGCGAGAACCATTCGTATCCCCGTTCATATGGTTGAAACCATCAATAAATTAATTAGGGTTCAACGTCAATTATTGCAAGATCTAGGGAGAGAACCAACTCCAGAAGAAATTGGAGAAGATATGGATCTAACTCCAGATAAGGTCAGGGAAATTCTAAAAATTGCTCAAGAACCGGTATCATTAGAAACACCAATTGGTGAAGAAGATGATTCACATTTAGGTGATTTTATTGAAGACCAAGATGCTACTTCACCTTCAGAGCACGCAGCTTACGAATTATTAAAAGAGCAGCTTGAGGATGTATTAGATACATTAACAGATCGTGAAGAAAATGTGTTACGACTTCGATTTGGTTTAGATGATGGACGTACAAGAACCTTAGAAGAAGTAGGAAAAGTGTTTGGCGTTACTCGTGAACGTATCCGTCAAATCGAGGCTAAGGCATTAAGGAAGCTAAGACATCCTAGCCGAAGCAAACGTCTAAAGGACTTCTTGGAATAG
- a CDS encoding acyl-CoA dehydrogenase has protein sequence MNFDLTEEQRILQKMIREFANEEVAPGAEKRDKEKQFPKEIFDELGKLGMMGLPFPEEYGGAGADTISFAIVVEELSRACGSTGITYSAHISLGGAPIAMFGTEEQKKKYLPQICSGESLGAFGLTEPNAGSDAGGTQTTAEESGSNFIINGNKCYITNASYAKYLALTAITGRDGDKKEISAIIVPTDSPGFTVIDNYEKMGLHSSNTTELVLEGVTVPQENLLGKRGEGFRQFLATLDGGRIGIGAMAVGIAQAAYEKALAYAQERKQFGSPISKFQVISFKLADMAMKIELARNMVHKAAWLKDQGRPFSKEASMCKLYASEICMEVTNQAVQIHGGNGYMRDYHVERYMRDAKLLEIGEGTSEVQRIVIAREIGC, from the coding sequence ATGAACTTTGATTTAACAGAAGAGCAACGCATATTGCAGAAGATGATTCGTGAATTTGCAAATGAAGAGGTTGCTCCGGGTGCTGAAAAAAGAGATAAAGAAAAACAGTTCCCAAAAGAGATCTTTGACGAGTTAGGCAAATTAGGTATGATGGGACTGCCGTTTCCAGAGGAGTATGGAGGAGCAGGAGCCGATACAATTAGTTTTGCGATTGTTGTTGAAGAATTAAGTAGAGCCTGTGGATCAACAGGTATTACATATTCAGCTCATATTTCCCTTGGTGGAGCTCCAATTGCGATGTTCGGTACAGAGGAGCAAAAGAAAAAATATTTACCTCAGATTTGTTCTGGAGAGTCATTAGGAGCATTTGGCTTAACAGAGCCGAATGCTGGTTCTGACGCAGGTGGAACTCAAACAACGGCTGAGGAAAGTGGTTCTAATTTTATTATTAATGGGAATAAGTGTTACATTACGAATGCAAGTTATGCAAAATACTTAGCACTAACGGCTATAACAGGGCGAGATGGTGATAAGAAAGAAATAAGTGCGATTATTGTACCAACAGATTCTCCAGGCTTCACTGTTATAGATAATTATGAAAAAATGGGGCTGCATTCATCTAATACGACAGAATTAGTATTAGAGGGTGTAACCGTTCCACAGGAAAATTTATTAGGTAAACGCGGAGAAGGGTTCAGACAATTCTTAGCTACGCTAGATGGTGGCCGAATTGGTATTGGTGCTATGGCAGTGGGGATTGCTCAGGCTGCATATGAAAAAGCATTGGCATATGCACAAGAAAGAAAGCAATTTGGTTCCCCCATTTCAAAGTTTCAGGTTATCTCCTTCAAGTTAGCTGATATGGCTATGAAAATTGAATTGGCACGAAATATGGTACACAAAGCAGCATGGTTAAAAGACCAGGGCAGACCTTTTTCAAAGGAAGCATCAATGTGTAAGCTGTATGCTTCCGAAATCTGTATGGAAGTTACCAATCAAGCTGTTCAAATTCATGGCGGTAATGGATATATGCGTGATTACCATGTTGAGCGATACATGAGAGATGCAAAGCTTCTTGAAATCGGAGAAGGAACTTCTGAAGTTCAACGCATCGTCATTGCAAGAGAAATTGGCTGTTAA
- a CDS encoding cytochrome c, with product MNRNPLVPFALIAFLGIGLMFLFSFVGLDNADEMANGGEEKEAVAATPEDLYKQNCLSCHGDQLQGVVGPALANIGSEYDAAHIEGVILNGQGSGMPGGLVNAEQAKALAEWLAEKK from the coding sequence ATGAATCGAAATCCATTAGTTCCATTTGCACTTATTGCATTTTTAGGAATCGGTCTAATGTTTCTATTTTCATTCGTAGGTCTTGATAATGCGGATGAAATGGCAAACGGTGGCGAAGAGAAGGAAGCAGTAGCTGCAACACCAGAAGATTTATATAAGCAAAATTGCTTAAGCTGTCATGGTGATCAATTACAAGGTGTGGTTGGACCAGCTCTTGCAAACATCGGAAGCGAATATGATGCTGCGCACATTGAAGGTGTCATCCTAAATGGGCAAGGATCAGGTATGCCTGGAGGTCTTGTAAACGCTGAACAAGCAAAAGCATTGGCTGAATGGTTAGCTGAAAAGAAATAA
- a CDS encoding tRNA (adenine-N(1))-methyltransferase: MNELKLSKRLETVAESIPAGSTLADIGSDHAYLPIYCKLNGVVVSAIAGEVVEGPFHTAKNQVDRLDLQNFIDVRMGDGLEVIQPGEVDVVTICGMGGALITSILENGKHKLQGVKRLILQPNIMAMTIRKWLIKNDWALMEESILEEDGKIYEVLVAEKRDPMLSYSAENLDKELLLGPFLLKEKSEVFIKKWTSEMKNWERVLTELQGAKSSEEVRAKQEEMTHMIRIVEEAIF, encoded by the coding sequence TTGAACGAACTTAAATTATCAAAAAGATTAGAAACGGTAGCAGAATCAATTCCAGCTGGTTCTACTTTAGCTGATATTGGATCTGATCATGCATACCTTCCAATATATTGTAAGTTAAATGGGGTTGTAGTGTCTGCAATTGCTGGTGAAGTAGTAGAAGGTCCATTTCATACAGCCAAGAATCAAGTTGACCGTCTTGATTTACAGAATTTTATTGATGTTCGAATGGGAGATGGACTTGAAGTCATTCAGCCAGGCGAAGTAGATGTTGTCACAATATGCGGAATGGGTGGAGCTCTAATAACGTCCATTTTAGAAAACGGTAAACATAAGCTACAAGGAGTTAAACGACTCATTTTACAACCAAATATTATGGCAATGACGATTCGTAAATGGCTTATAAAGAACGACTGGGCGTTAATGGAAGAGTCTATCTTAGAAGAGGACGGTAAAATATACGAAGTACTCGTTGCGGAAAAGAGAGATCCAATGCTTTCCTATTCTGCAGAGAACCTTGATAAAGAACTATTACTCGGACCTTTTCTTTTAAAAGAGAAGAGCGAAGTTTTTATCAAAAAGTGGACATCAGAGATGAAAAATTGGGAGAGAGTGTTAACAGAGCTGCAGGGTGCCAAATCCTCTGAAGAAGTACGAGCTAAGCAAGAAGAAATGACACATATGATTCGCATCGTTGAGGAGGCAATTTTCTAA
- a CDS encoding Nif3-like dinuclear metal center hexameric protein — protein MVKVPNGYEFIQMFEQFSPMSLAMEDDQFGLQIGTLHKKIQNVMITLDVLESVVDEAIEKNIDLLISHHPPIFRPIKHVRTDTSSGRIIEKCIKHDIAVYSAHSNLDITIGGVNDLLAEALQLKDVEILSNTYEEKLKKLVVFVPVDHADKVREVLGNAGAGHIGNYSNCTFNVEGTGTFMPEAGSNPYIGRQNSLEKVEEVRIETIFSEAIQKQVIRKMLQAHPYEEVAYDVYPLENKGTAYGLGRIGKLVNPMTLEEFASFVKKALEVDGVRIVGDLHANIQKVAVLGGDGNKYIKQAHYKGADVFVSGDIYYHLAHDAMGLGLNIVDPGHHIEKVMIKGVASVLEKESTRKNYDVKIHESNVNTNPFQFR, from the coding sequence ATGGTTAAAGTGCCGAATGGTTACGAATTCATACAAATGTTTGAGCAGTTTTCACCAATGAGTCTGGCAATGGAGGATGACCAATTTGGTTTGCAAATTGGGACACTTCACAAAAAAATACAAAATGTGATGATTACGTTAGACGTTTTGGAAAGTGTTGTGGATGAGGCTATTGAAAAGAATATTGATTTACTTATCTCTCATCATCCACCAATCTTTAGACCGATTAAACATGTTCGGACTGATACTTCATCTGGCAGAATTATTGAAAAATGTATCAAGCATGATATTGCGGTCTATTCTGCTCATTCTAATTTAGATATTACAATAGGTGGTGTCAATGACCTGCTTGCTGAAGCATTACAATTAAAAGATGTTGAAATACTTTCGAATACATATGAAGAAAAGTTAAAGAAGCTTGTCGTGTTTGTCCCGGTGGACCATGCAGATAAAGTACGCGAAGTATTAGGAAATGCAGGAGCGGGACATATTGGCAACTACAGCAACTGTACGTTTAATGTAGAGGGCACAGGTACGTTCATGCCAGAGGCTGGATCAAATCCTTATATTGGTCGTCAGAACAGCTTAGAGAAGGTTGAAGAAGTCCGGATTGAGACCATCTTCTCAGAAGCGATTCAAAAACAAGTCATACGGAAAATGCTACAGGCTCATCCATATGAAGAAGTAGCGTATGATGTTTATCCACTTGAAAATAAAGGGACAGCTTATGGGTTAGGGAGAATTGGTAAATTAGTGAATCCTATGACACTTGAGGAATTTGCTTCATTCGTCAAGAAAGCTCTGGAAGTGGATGGAGTTCGGATTGTCGGTGACCTTCATGCTAACATACAAAAGGTAGCAGTACTTGGTGGTGATGGAAACAAGTATATTAAGCAAGCCCATTATAAGGGTGCAGATGTATTTGTAAGTGGGGATATTTATTACCATTTAGCACATGATGCTATGGGACTCGGCTTAAATATTGTGGATCCGGGCCATCATATTGAGAAGGTCATGATTAAAGGAGTGGCATCTGTTCTTGAGAAAGAATCAACTCGCAAAAACTATGATGTAAAAATACACGAATCAAACGTAAACACAAATCCATTTCAATTTAGATGA